The following nucleotide sequence is from Bacteroidota bacterium.
GTAATATTTGAGGGTAATGTGTTTAAATTATACTATATTAATATTTTGCTTAAGAATTTCGGAAAACACGGGGTACCCATGAAGTTCTTTAATTCACCCGAAGAGGCTGCTAAATGGTTTGTGGCATAAAATGATAAAAATTCTTTTTCTGAAAAAAATAAAGCCACCAGCAATTAAGCTGGTGGCTCCCCTTTTGCCATGAAATCAAAACAATGAAAACTACAAGTTGCTTCTTTTTATCATTCTATTTTTTTTCGAAATGAATGAGTGATTATATTGTATAAATATACAGTCTGCTTGCAAACATATAAATTAATTTTCATCCGGCAAAGCAAACTGCAAGCTTTTTTTCAGCACAAAATCAAAAAACATTGCTGTAGAAACTAAACAGAATGTTAAACCAGAAAAAAATCATATTTTTTATATTTCAATCATGTTTTGCCATTAAAAAAAAGTTATACATTTAGTGCCGTGATGTGGAAGCACTGACAGGGTCAGATAATTCACTGAAGAAGAATAATATCTAGGAACATTCAATTTGTTGTAGAAACGTGGCTAAGCAAAAAATTATCAAGAAATTCGAGACACTGGCACCTGAGTTAATCAAGCTGGTTCAGGAAACCTACCCCGATGGGTACGATGAAAAACTAATTTCCTTTCTTTCTCCCAAAGGTGAGTTGGAGTTTGCCTTACCCCTCGAAACAGAGGAGATATCTTATTTAATAAAAATGCCAAAGAACCATCTTCCAGCCCCAGAGGAAGAGGAAGAAGAAACCCCAGCCGAAAATCTGGACGATTTTGATGGACTGGAGGCAGCGGAAGACATTGCCGACGAGGATTAGCATTAAACTTTAATCCCTGCAGGTGTTTAAAATTATCGACCTGACACATATTTTAGAGGAGAACATGCCCGTTTACCCTGGCACTGATTCTCCTCGTTTTATTTCTAATTGTACCCATGAAAAAGATGGTTTTGCCGAACTGTTAATTCAAATGCAGAGCCATACAGGTACGCATCTCGATGCCCCAGCTCATATTTTACCGGAAGGTAAAAGCCTGAGCGATTTTGATGCAGGTTTTTTTTGTGGGCTTGGGTTGGTTTTCCCTCTTTCGCATCAGGAGGAGATGAATTCAAAAACTCTCGAAAAAAACAGGGAACTTATTGCTCAGGCCGATTTTATCCTACTGCATACCCAATGGGATAGCCATTGGGGAACACCAAAATATTTTGAAGGATTTCCGGCTCCTTCTCAGAAGCTATTGCTTAATCTGTTGAAATTTAATTTGAAAGGACTTGGAATCGATGCTATTTCCATCGATCCTGTCGGAAGCAGCAATTTGCCAAATCATCATATTTGGTTAGGCAGTAACAGGGTAATCATCGAAAATCTCACTAATTTGCAGCAATTGCCCAATCAACTGTTTGAGTTTTTCTGTCTGCCTCTTCCAATCAAACTTGGCGACGGATCGCCTGTAAGAGCAATAGCACGCACAATTGATTAAAAACAAGGCCATGCAACAAACTGATCCTTTTGGAATTGCTATCAAAGACTATTATCAAGCCCGGTTTCGGTGGGGCAAAAAGTTGGTTATGCGCTCGAGCCTTTCAGGAATTGAGAAAACTCCCGTATCGTATTATTTCAGAAGCTTCAGAAAAATGCCCCTTCTCGAGCGGCAGGCCCTGGATTTATGCGAAGGTTCAGTTCTCGATGTAGGGGCCTGTGCCGGAAGTCATGCACTTTTGCTACAAAACAGAGGTTTCGATGTTACTGCCCTCGACATCTCTAAAGCCTGCTGCGAGGTGATGCTAAGCAGAGGTATAAAATCAGTTGTTTGTTCCGATATAAATAACTACAAATCGAGAAAATTCAATACTATTTTATTGCTCATGAATGGCATTGGAATGGCTGGCACATTAAAAGAATTGCCTCATTTTCTTAATCACTTAAAAAATCTTTTGTTGCCCGGGGGACAAATTCTGTTTGATTCTTGCGATATCGATTATGCCTACTACGAACCTGATGGTAGCAAATGGGTAGACCTGAACAATGCCTACTACGGTCAGGTAAAATACACTCCCGTATTCAAACATTCCGAGGGACAGGATTTCAATTGGCTGTTTGTTGACTCCAATAAAATGAAAGCAGTAGCACGCCTTTGCGGCTTCAATTTTACAATACTTGCCGAGGGCTCTCAATCGGCCTACCTTGGGAAACTGATAATTCAGGGATAAGCCTGTAAATTAATGGGCGACATGGCTAAATATTAGCTATCAGTCATAATTTTGATGCCCGAATCATTATCTTTGCGCCCTAAATATTCAGCATCCATGAGCCATCGCGAAGTTATACTGGTAAACATTACCGGGGCCGACAAACCCGGAGTTACTTCAGCGCTTACTACCATATTAGCCCAATATAAGGTGAATATCCTCGACATTGGGCAGGCTGTAATTCACGATTACCTTTCCCTGGGTATTTTGTTCGAATTGCCACACGAAGCTGAATCATCGCCTGTGCTCAAAGACCTTTTATTTAAAGCCTACGAGATGGGCATTAAGGTAAGGTTTACGCCTATAACGGTGGAGGATTATAATCACTGGGTTTCCTTGCAGGGTAAAAACAGATACATTGTTACTTTAATTGCACGAAAGATTTCATCCTATCAGCTTGCCATGGTTACCGAAGTTATTTACGAGCAAGGGCTCAACATCGATAGCATTACCCGTTTAACTGGTCGGGTGGCCCTTGAAGATTTTCAGAATGATTCGGGTTCCAAAGCCAGCATACAATTTTCGGTTCGGGGTACACCCCGCGATGAGTCGCGCATGCGAAGCGATTTTCTCGAAGTGGCCAAAAGCATCGGGGCCGATATTGCCTTTCAGAACGACAACATCTACCGGCGAAATCGTCGCCTGGTGTGCTTTGATATGGATAGCACCCTTATTCAAACAGAAGTAATTGTGGAACT
It contains:
- a CDS encoding cyclase family protein; this encodes MFKIIDLTHILEENMPVYPGTDSPRFISNCTHEKDGFAELLIQMQSHTGTHLDAPAHILPEGKSLSDFDAGFFCGLGLVFPLSHQEEMNSKTLEKNRELIAQADFILLHTQWDSHWGTPKYFEGFPAPSQKLLLNLLKFNLKGLGIDAISIDPVGSSNLPNHHIWLGSNRVIIENLTNLQQLPNQLFEFFCLPLPIKLGDGSPVRAIARTID
- a CDS encoding methyltransferase domain-containing protein; protein product: MQQTDPFGIAIKDYYQARFRWGKKLVMRSSLSGIEKTPVSYYFRSFRKMPLLERQALDLCEGSVLDVGACAGSHALLLQNRGFDVTALDISKACCEVMLSRGIKSVVCSDINNYKSRKFNTILLLMNGIGMAGTLKELPHFLNHLKNLLLPGGQILFDSCDIDYAYYEPDGSKWVDLNNAYYGQVKYTPVFKHSEGQDFNWLFVDSNKMKAVARLCGFNFTILAEGSQSAYLGKLIIQG
- the serB gene encoding phosphoserine phosphatase SerB — encoded protein: MSHREVILVNITGADKPGVTSALTTILAQYKVNILDIGQAVIHDYLSLGILFELPHEAESSPVLKDLLFKAYEMGIKVRFTPITVEDYNHWVSLQGKNRYIVTLIARKISSYQLAMVTEVIYEQGLNIDSITRLTGRVALEDFQNDSGSKASIQFSVRGTPRDESRMRSDFLEVAKSIGADIAFQNDNIYRRNRRLVCFDMDSTLIQTEVIVELAKRAGVGEEVDRITEAAMRGEIDFSESFKQRVALLKGLDVSVMQEIAENLPITEGTQRVFHTLKKFGFKTAILSGGFTYFGKHLQRMFEIDYVFANDLEIVDGKLTGKNLGEIVDGNLKAELLKKIAFKEDIHLEQVIAVGDGANDLPMINIAGLGIAFHAKPKVQENARHAISTIGLDAILYLMGFRDREIG